Proteins from one Plodia interpunctella isolate USDA-ARS_2022_Savannah chromosome 7, ilPloInte3.2, whole genome shotgun sequence genomic window:
- the LOC128671382 gene encoding allantoicase-like, with product MIDTIAPAFSELCEFASASSGGQVVFATDDFFAPCESMISDEEPVFIAEKFTEYGKWMDGWETRRKRIAGHDWCIIKLATKCVVRGLLVDTAFFTGNYAPKYSVQAACLTPEEEALLPERQSQMGSACSDCNFEKIKRLNSEKWDEIVPVTPLRPGYEDTRLNYQKVVSDEIYTHLRINVYPDGGIARFRAYGEAKPEVPDSDQLIDLVSLLNGGTCLGYSNAHYGHPKNMIKPCKSRIMSDGWETARRLDRPNVIEVNTDGTLKVPGQEWAVFKLGFPGRISKICIDTAHFKGNFPDSVKIEGAYFDNNNWGFENEKTWRDILAPQKMSAHNEHWFDCDSDVITHIRVTMAPDGGISRVRTFGYVDWLAIH from the exons ATGATTGATACAATTGCACCTGCTTTTTCGGAGCTTTGCGAATTTGCGAGTGCAAGt TCTGGTGGTCAAGTAGTTTTCGCTACTGACGATTTCTTCGCGCCATGCGAGAGCATGATATCTGATGAAGAACCAGTCTTCATTGCGGAGAAGTTCACGGAGTATGGCAAGTGGATGGATGGGTGGGAGACCAGGAGGAAGCGGATAGCTGGCCACGACTGGTGCATTATCAAACTGGCCACCAAATGTGTTGTCAGAG gtctCCTCGTAGACACGGCATTTTTTACTGGAAATTATGCGCCAAAATATTCGGTACAGGCAGCCTGTTTGACTCCtgaag aagAAGCATTATTACCGGAAAGACAGTCTCAAATGGGGTCAGCATGTTCAGATTGCAATTTTGAGAAGATAAAACGTTTGAACTCCGAGAAATGGGATGAAATAGTGCCTGTGACGCCTCTCCGTCCGGGGTACGAAGACACCAGGCTCAACTATCAGAAG gtgGTGAGTGACGAGATATACACCCACTTACGGATAAACGTGTACCCTGACGGAGGTATAGCAAGATTCAGAGCTTACGGAGAAGCTAAACCAGAAGTACCTGATAGCGACCAGCTAATCGATCTTGTGTCGCTTCTCAATGGAGGCACATGTCTAG gctATTCCAACGCACACTACGGCCATCCCAAGAACATGATCAAACCTTGCAAAAGCCGCATCATGTCGGACGGATGGGAAACCGCACGGAGGCTTGACAGACCGAATGTCATCGAAGTTAACACTGACGGAACGCTTAAAGTGccag GTCAGGAGTGGGCAGTATTCAAACTGGGATTTCCCGGCAGAATATCAAAGATATGCATTGACACGGCACACTTCAAAGGGAACTTCCCTGATTCCGTCAAAATTGAAGGCGCCTATTTCGACAACAATAATTGGGGCTTCGAAAACGAAAAGACTTGGCGGGATATTCTGGCCCCTCAAAAG ATGTCAGCACACAACGAGCACTGGTTCGATTGCGATTCTGACGTCATCACCCATATCCGAGTGACCATGGCTCCTGATGGTGGAATCAGCAGAGTCCGAACCTTCGGCTACGTTGATTGGTTAGCGATCCACTAA